The nucleotide window CGCCACGTTGCCCACGTTCCCGGCCTTCTCCGGCTCGAACAGCACCACGTGCAGCAGCGGCCCAGTCACGCGCCCACCCCGGTCAGGGCGCGCCAGTGCGCGGTGGACGCATACGCCCGGCGCGCGGGCACGGCCACCACGTCCAGTTCCGGGTAGCGCAGGGCCGTGAGCTGCCCGCCGAACACGCAGCCGGTGTCGAGGTTCACCGTGCGCCCCCGCCACTTCGGGGACAGCACCGACGTGTGCCCGGAGGCGACCAGCGCCGACCCGGTGTAGCGGCCCGCCCAGTCCAGCTCCGGCGGTACGCCCGGCGCGGTGCCCCACACGTTGAAACGCTCGCGGGTGGCCGGGTCGTCCGTGTCCAGTTCGCCCGCGTGCACGACCAGCAGGCGGCCACCGTCCAGCTCCAGCCGCGCGGGCAGCGCCGCCAGGAAGTGCCAGACGGCGTCCCGCTCGGCCGCGTCCACGGCCGAGAGCTGCGCCAGCGACACGTGCAGCGACCGCGTGGCCTCCACGCTGTCCCCGCCCAGCGCGCGGGCCAGGCGCTCGTCATGGTTGCCGCGCACGCTCAGCGCCGCGCCGCCCTGCACCGCCCGGCGGACCAGCCGCACGACCTCCACCACGTCCGGCCCGCGGTCGACCAGATCGCCCACGAACACCGCCCGGCGGCCCGGCGGCGGCACCAGCGCCCCGCCGTTCCACGCGTAGCCCAGCGCGTCCAGCAGGGCCACGAGTTCCGTGTGGCAGCCGTGCACGTCCCCGATCACGTCGAGGCCCGCCGGGCTCACTCTGCGGGCTCCACCCGGGCCAGCAGCGCGCTCACACGCACCTGCACGTGCGCCGGCGCGAGCCCCTCGGAGGTCTTGAAGCTCACGCCGACCTCGGCCTCCGGCAGGGCCAGCAGCGCCGCCACGCTGCGCGCAATGTCTGTCCGCAGCGGCCCCAGCTTGGGGCGGTCGAGCGTGACCACCAGCGCCACGTTCACCGGCGCGTAGCCCCGCTCGCGCACGAGTTCCAGGGCGCGCGCCACGATCACCCGCGAGTCCAGGCCGCGCCACTCGGCGGCGGTGTCCGGGAAGTACTGCCCGATGTCGCCCAGCGCCAGTCCCGCCAGCAGGGCGTCCGCGACCGCGTGCAGCACCGCGTCGCCGTCGCTGTGCGCCACCGCGCCGTGCGGCGCGTCTGGAACGGTCACGCCGCCCAGGACCAGGGACCGCCCCGCCTCCAGGCGGTGGGCGTCCTCGCCGTACCCGATGCGGTAGGGAAGGGGAGAAGTCATGCCGCGAGCATAGGGCACCCCCCGCGGCCGCACCCTGCGACCGGATGTTAACGCCTCACTAATGCCCCCCCTGTCACGCTGCGCGCAGATCAAGCGGCGCCGATTTCCAGCGGCCCGAGGGAGAACAAGACGTGACCCCCACCCCGCCCGACCCCCTCTTCGAGCACCTGCCCCACGCGGCCCTGCTGTGGTCAGGTCCCCCCGGCATCACGTCGGCGCCCCGGCGCAACGCCGCGTACGACCAGCGCCACCCCGCCGCAGCGCTGCCGGACACCGCGCGCACGTGGCCGGACGGCGTGCACGTGCGCCGCCTGCCCACCCACGGGGGCGACCTGCGCTTCTGCCGCGTGCACGTGGCGACCCTGCCCGGCGCGGCCCGTCTGGCCCTGATCGAGGACGTGCACGAGTACCACACCGACCCCCTGACCGGCCTGCTCGACCGGCGCGCGCTGCAGCACGACATCCTGTCCGAGACGCCCGGCAGCGTCGTGCTGCTCGGTATCGAGGGCCTCGGGGGGGTCAATCACACCCTCGGCCACGCCGCCGGGGACGACCTGCTGCGGGCGCTCGCCACGCTGCTGGCCGCGGCCGCCGACGCCGGGCGCGGTCAGGCCTACCGGCTGGGCGGCGACGTGTTCGTGCTGCACACGCCGCGGCCGGTGCCGGCGGAGCGGCTGGACCACCTCCAGGGCCGCTTCCAGCGGGCTGCGTGCCGGCTGGGGGTCCGCAGCGCCCACGTCTTCACCGGCACGGCGCATGCTCCGCAGCACGGCAACACCCTCCACCACCTGATCCTGCACGCCGACGCCGCGATCAGCGAGGACGCCCCGGAGCGCCCGGACGGCGCGGCCCGCTTCCTGGGCCCGGCCGAGCCCGAGGTCACGCCACACCCGGCGCGCCGCCCGCGTGGCTGGGCCGGGTCATGAACGTCCCGGCCGTTCCCCTGCGGTCCGCCGCGGCCCGGTCCACCCCGCCTGGAGGGCGCATGCGGCACTTGCCTACCCTGCCGGAACTCACGGGCGTGCACGTCAGCGGTGAGTGCGTCATGGGCACCACCGCGCGCGGCCCGCTGGCGCTGTACCGCTACGCTCCGTTGCAGGGCGCGGTGCTGACCGGGCAGGTCATTCCCTTCGCCGCGCAGTGGCCCGAGCACCTGAAACTGTTCGTGTACCGCTACTCGCCCGTGCCGGCCCTGGTTCCCGGCCCCCTGCCCCCGTCGCTGCTGGGCCGTTTCGGTACGCGGCCGCGCGACGCGGGTGGCCTGCGTCCGTGGGATCAGCTGACGTACCAGGGCTGGCCGGTGTACGTGTGCACCCTCGATCGCCCCGGCGCGCGCCCCGCCGGCATCATCGACAGCCAGTTCGAACAGCTGCGCGTGGACGTGCAGGTGTTCGAGGAGGAGGAAACCAGAAGCCAGGGACCATGACCACGAAGATTAAGGCGTCGTCACAAACCAATTCAGGGAGGAAGCATGACGGACAGTCGCTATAGGGATTCACAGGACACGGTCGTTTTCTCCGAGATCAAGATCGATCCCAGCGGGACGATGATCGTAGGAACGGCGGCAGATGGCCAGGAATTTCAGCTCTATTACTACACTCCATTACAGGACAACATCGATCATCAGGAAGGTAGTAACGGTTTCATACCACCATTCTACGGCGCCCAGTCGAATCCATACGGCTCAGCGCAGTGGCCGAATTACCTTCTGAGATTTGTCGAACAGTATCTACCTGTCCTGTCCAACGAAGACCTCGAAATAGAGTCCTCTATCCTGTCCAAGATCGGCCGGCAGAAAAGAGACGGTACAATACAGGGCGAACAGGTGACCTTTGGTTTTCACCCCCTTTATTATTTGGCAGACGGCGGGAACGAGAAGGCCAAGGTCAAGCTCCCTGCCTTGTTCGACACGGTGAATGAAGACCTTCCGCCGCTCCAGCGACCATCAATGCCGACCTTCCCGCCTCCGGGGATGGGACCGTAATACCTACAGACGGTCAAGCTGCTCCTGAAGCCAAGCCTGGAGTGAGCTGACGCTGAGCAACGAGCCCGGGCCAG belongs to Deinococcus metalli and includes:
- a CDS encoding metallophosphoesterase → MSPAGLDVIGDVHGCHTELVALLDALGYAWNGGALVPPPGRRAVFVGDLVDRGPDVVEVVRLVRRAVQGGAALSVRGNHDERLARALGGDSVEATRSLHVSLAQLSAVDAAERDAVWHFLAALPARLELDGGRLLVVHAGELDTDDPATRERFNVWGTAPGVPPELDWAGRYTGSALVASGHTSVLSPKWRGRTVNLDTGCVFGGQLTALRYPELDVVAVPARRAYASTAHWRALTGVGA
- the ispF gene encoding 2-C-methyl-D-erythritol 2,4-cyclodiphosphate synthase — its product is MTSPLPYRIGYGEDAHRLEAGRSLVLGGVTVPDAPHGAVAHSDGDAVLHAVADALLAGLALGDIGQYFPDTAAEWRGLDSRVIVARALELVRERGYAPVNVALVVTLDRPKLGPLRTDIARSVAALLALPEAEVGVSFKTSEGLAPAHVQVRVSALLARVEPAE
- a CDS encoding GGDEF domain-containing protein — protein: MTPTPPDPLFEHLPHAALLWSGPPGITSAPRRNAAYDQRHPAAALPDTARTWPDGVHVRRLPTHGGDLRFCRVHVATLPGAARLALIEDVHEYHTDPLTGLLDRRALQHDILSETPGSVVLLGIEGLGGVNHTLGHAAGDDLLRALATLLAAAADAGRGQAYRLGGDVFVLHTPRPVPAERLDHLQGRFQRAACRLGVRSAHVFTGTAHAPQHGNTLHHLILHADAAISEDAPERPDGAARFLGPAEPEVTPHPARRPRGWAGS